A genomic stretch from Telmatocola sphagniphila includes:
- a CDS encoding IS1380 family transposase encodes MNVIFGRWFQKCKSRIERRLAKREAAMTFAPSFDASNIHYEVSERVGAIGCGGLGAMHLLARRIGLIDDIDEKLHLLQFQRPYSESDHVLAIAYNSLCGGTCLQDMELRRSDENFLNALGTQRFPDPTTSGDFCRRFDSGSIQALIDAFNQTRLRVWSKQPDSFWECAKIDADGSFTQTRGERKAGMDINYNRDWCYHPLAVTLANTGETLSIVNRPGNRPSHEGAAVELDRALLLCLQAGFRRIVFRGDTDFSQTTRLDGWDANAKVRFYFGYDSKQNLEAIAEKLPEAAWHKLERPAQYSAKAKLRHRRENTKERIVQEREFVNVKLISEAVAEFEYQPTACRRAYRLVVIRKNLSVEKGESVLYPDERYFFYITNDRECTAAEVVYEANDRCNQENLIAQLKGGCRALHAPLHDLESNWAYMVMASLAWNLKAWWALTLPETPGRWREKHRDQKQSVLKMEFKTFLNAFMLLPCQIVRKAGRIVYRLLGWNPHLPIFFRLLKALRC; translated from the coding sequence GTGAATGTTATTTTCGGACGTTGGTTTCAAAAATGCAAGAGTCGAATCGAACGTCGCCTGGCTAAGCGAGAGGCCGCGATGACCTTCGCTCCTTCTTTCGACGCCTCCAACATTCATTACGAAGTCTCCGAACGCGTGGGGGCGATCGGTTGCGGAGGCCTCGGGGCCATGCACCTTCTGGCCCGGCGTATCGGACTGATCGACGACATCGACGAGAAGTTGCATCTGCTCCAATTTCAAAGGCCTTACTCGGAATCGGACCACGTATTGGCCATCGCTTACAATTCCCTTTGCGGGGGTACCTGCCTGCAAGACATGGAACTGCGTCGCAGCGACGAAAACTTTCTCAACGCCTTGGGCACTCAGCGTTTTCCCGACCCGACTACTTCGGGCGACTTTTGTCGACGCTTCGATAGTGGCAGCATCCAGGCTTTGATCGACGCTTTCAACCAGACCCGTTTACGCGTCTGGTCGAAGCAACCCGATTCCTTTTGGGAATGCGCGAAGATCGACGCCGACGGCAGCTTTACCCAAACGCGTGGCGAGCGTAAAGCGGGGATGGACATCAACTATAACAGAGACTGGTGTTACCACCCCCTGGCGGTGACCCTGGCCAACACCGGTGAGACGCTGAGCATCGTCAACCGTCCCGGCAATCGCCCTTCGCACGAAGGGGCCGCGGTCGAACTCGACCGGGCTCTTTTGCTGTGCCTTCAAGCGGGCTTTCGCAGGATCGTCTTTCGCGGCGACACCGATTTCTCGCAGACCACTCGCCTCGACGGCTGGGATGCCAACGCCAAGGTACGCTTTTATTTCGGCTACGATTCGAAGCAAAACCTCGAAGCAATCGCGGAAAAACTGCCGGAAGCGGCTTGGCACAAGCTCGAGCGTCCCGCGCAATACTCGGCGAAAGCGAAGTTGCGACACCGACGGGAAAACACCAAGGAGCGGATCGTCCAAGAGCGGGAATTCGTAAATGTGAAGTTGATCTCCGAAGCGGTGGCCGAGTTCGAGTACCAACCGACCGCTTGCCGAAGGGCGTATCGCCTGGTGGTGATTCGCAAGAATCTTTCCGTGGAAAAAGGCGAATCCGTTCTGTATCCGGACGAACGCTATTTCTTCTACATCACCAACGACCGGGAGTGCACGGCCGCCGAAGTCGTCTACGAAGCCAACGATCGCTGCAATCAGGAAAATCTGATAGCGCAGCTCAAGGGCGGTTGCCGGGCCTTGCACGCGCCGCTGCACGATCTGGAAAGCAATTGGGCGTACATGGTGATGGCCTCCCTGGCCTGGAACTTGAAAGCCTGGTGGGCCTTGACGTTGCCGGAAACTCCTGGTCGCTGGCGGGAAAAGCATCGGGACCAGAAGCAGTCGGTTTTGAAAATGGAATTCAAAACCTTCCTCAATGCTTTCATGCTTCTGCCTTGTCAGATCGTCCGGAAGGCCGGCCGCATCGTCTATCGATTGCTCGGCTGGAACCCGCACTTGCCAATCTTCTTCCGACTACTGAAAGCACTGAGGTGCTGA
- the tnpC gene encoding IS66 family transposase, translated as MASAIPTLTETPVLDPTFLASFRSGKLTSEQAREFVHRDPLELQFLLLQLSVAVAAGTIPLGPNTPSGSIAPYLKPNANPKKKKGKAGPKPGHDGHYRPIPTRIDKRQTHQLEVCPCCQGALQRTDRKRLRIIEDIPDDLHAQTTEHTIHRDWCPKCKKQVEPVVPDALPGCQLGHRTTVLSAWLHYGLGTTTSQILEVFNGHLQMKLSVGGLTEIWHRLAEVLEPWYEQIHRECLLAGVLHADETGWRTEGVTSWLWCFARDDATYYRIHPKRGHEALKVFFTEAFQGVLVSDFWKAYDIVTQKRQKCWPHLLRDLTAVDEGSENGEDWPEFCKKLWRIYADAVRLEAGIEELQQESYDSRLLRLKTRITDLAVRPWTNRHARRLAKRLFDYGDDLLTFLEIEGVPKSNNKGEREIRPGVMMRKVSFGSHSQQGARTRSILMSIYRTLKLRDLDPLKETESALRTYTLTGKLPDLPVKLSSGE; from the coding sequence ATGGCTTCTGCGATTCCAACTTTGACGGAAACTCCCGTTCTCGATCCCACTTTCCTGGCGTCGTTCCGAAGCGGAAAGCTGACTTCGGAACAAGCTCGGGAGTTCGTTCATCGTGATCCCCTGGAATTGCAGTTTCTGTTACTTCAGCTGAGCGTCGCGGTCGCTGCAGGCACGATACCTCTGGGGCCAAACACTCCCTCGGGATCCATCGCTCCCTACTTAAAGCCGAATGCGAATCCCAAGAAAAAGAAGGGAAAAGCCGGCCCCAAGCCTGGACACGATGGTCATTATCGCCCAATTCCCACCCGCATCGATAAACGCCAGACCCACCAACTGGAGGTCTGTCCCTGCTGCCAGGGAGCTTTGCAACGCACCGACCGCAAACGCCTAAGGATCATCGAAGATATTCCCGACGATCTGCACGCTCAGACGACCGAACACACGATTCATCGCGACTGGTGTCCCAAGTGCAAAAAGCAGGTCGAACCGGTTGTTCCCGACGCTCTGCCAGGCTGTCAGCTGGGCCATCGAACTACGGTCCTGTCGGCCTGGCTGCACTACGGACTGGGTACCACGACGAGTCAGATCCTGGAGGTCTTCAACGGCCACCTTCAGATGAAACTCAGCGTGGGCGGCTTGACCGAAATCTGGCACCGTCTGGCCGAGGTACTCGAACCCTGGTACGAGCAGATTCACCGCGAATGTCTTTTGGCCGGCGTCCTGCACGCTGATGAGACCGGCTGGCGAACCGAAGGAGTGACGTCCTGGCTGTGGTGTTTTGCGCGGGACGATGCGACCTATTATCGGATTCACCCCAAGCGGGGTCACGAGGCCTTGAAGGTCTTCTTCACGGAAGCCTTCCAGGGCGTTCTGGTCAGCGACTTCTGGAAAGCGTACGACATCGTGACCCAGAAGCGTCAGAAGTGTTGGCCTCACTTGTTGCGGGATTTGACGGCGGTCGATGAAGGCTCTGAAAACGGCGAGGATTGGCCAGAATTCTGCAAGAAACTGTGGCGGATTTACGCCGATGCCGTGCGTTTGGAGGCGGGTATCGAAGAGTTGCAACAGGAGAGCTACGACAGCCGATTGCTGCGGCTTAAGACGCGGATCACCGATTTGGCGGTGCGACCGTGGACGAACCGCCACGCCCGGAGATTGGCCAAGCGTTTGTTCGATTACGGCGACGATCTATTAACGTTTCTGGAAATAGAGGGAGTGCCCAAGAGCAACAATAAGGGGGAGCGAGAAATCCGACCGGGCGTGATGATGCGGAAAGTCAGTTTCGGCAGTCACAGCCAGCAGGGGGCTCGGACGCGAAGCATTCTGATGAGTATTTATCGCACCCTGAAGCTACGGGACCTGGATCCTTTAAAGGAGACCGAATCGGCCCTCCGCACCTACACGCTTACAGGGAAACTACCTGATCTACCCGTGAAGCTCAGTTCAGGAGAGTGA
- a CDS encoding zinc-dependent metalloprotease, with product MRFRFFTLFLLGIGLILAVGPVQSQERGKGEFPGGPRGKQAAKSDIKKYDDVITKEYVTQAGVFAVHRLEDKVFFEIPQDKLGRLFLWQAEVAKGPGGQSWGGTSLGSAVLKFERRGHKIYVWRVGFSKRASGGAVLASIEASSTDTIIAAFEVECEGKDRSSVINVSDVLINGYPDLSLTRASGGPAGSVDGSRSYLSEVKNFPTNIESRSIMTFRPGPAAGPGGSPKSVTALVHQSLVLLPETPMTGRLFDSRVGYFTEGFTDFSKGWATERKFITRYRLEKKDPNAEISEPVKPIVFYLSKEIPEKWRPSLKKGVEDWQKAFEKAGFKNAILCKDAPTKAEDPNFDPEDARYSVIRWVAEPVANAMGPHVHDPRSGEIISSHIIFWHDVVKLSQVWYFIQCSALDPKARKFPLPDELTGELLRYITTHEVGHTLGLRHNHRASQAYSIEQLRNPEFAAKNGSVASIMSYGRFNYVAQPEDNVKHLFPIIAPYDFFAIDWGYKNIAGAKSPDDEKKTLDEWAAEQIKNPFLRFGGEDGPAGVDPTVLTENIGSDRVESTALGLKNLDRVLDYLVPATTEKGEEFNVLEEVYSNILAHRSRWFQAVAKEVGGVVENRILAGREGETFVRVPKEKQKAAVKFLLDNAFTTPTKLLNPAIVNQFKYTGAAATISNQQRGLLATLLSSPRIERLHDSEILIGEKAYTVSELVNELQAGLFSELKQDAPKIDPLRRTLQFGYLEILKTEFSQTPVASEAAPTPPGPRRMAAPDSGPKNNELRSVARVALNKLDTEITAAKAKTKDGTTLAHLADLQSELKTILSEAKK from the coding sequence ATGCGTTTTCGATTTTTCACACTTTTCTTGCTGGGTATCGGCCTCATCTTGGCCGTCGGACCCGTGCAATCCCAAGAGAGAGGCAAGGGAGAATTCCCCGGCGGCCCTCGAGGCAAACAAGCCGCCAAGAGCGATATCAAAAAGTATGACGATGTGATCACCAAGGAGTACGTGACCCAGGCGGGCGTTTTTGCAGTTCACCGATTAGAGGACAAAGTCTTTTTCGAGATCCCCCAGGACAAACTTGGACGGCTGTTCCTCTGGCAGGCCGAAGTCGCTAAGGGACCGGGTGGCCAGAGTTGGGGCGGGACATCGCTCGGCTCTGCCGTGTTGAAGTTCGAGCGCCGGGGCCACAAGATCTACGTCTGGCGCGTCGGTTTTTCTAAGCGGGCCAGCGGGGGGGCGGTGCTCGCCTCGATTGAAGCGTCCTCGACGGATACTATTATCGCAGCCTTCGAAGTGGAGTGCGAAGGTAAAGACCGCTCGTCAGTCATAAACGTTTCGGATGTACTCATAAACGGTTATCCCGATCTCTCTTTAACTCGTGCCTCGGGCGGTCCCGCGGGATCCGTCGATGGCAGCCGAAGCTATCTCTCAGAAGTTAAGAACTTTCCAACCAACATCGAATCACGTTCGATCATGACCTTCCGCCCCGGCCCGGCCGCGGGACCAGGTGGTTCCCCCAAGAGCGTTACCGCTCTCGTGCATCAGAGTCTGGTCCTGCTTCCCGAAACACCGATGACCGGTCGGCTCTTCGACTCGCGGGTGGGTTACTTCACCGAAGGCTTCACCGATTTCTCCAAAGGCTGGGCCACCGAGCGAAAATTCATCACTCGTTATCGACTGGAAAAGAAGGATCCCAACGCAGAGATCAGCGAACCGGTGAAACCGATCGTGTTCTATCTTTCGAAGGAAATTCCAGAGAAATGGCGGCCGTCGCTCAAGAAGGGTGTCGAGGACTGGCAGAAAGCTTTTGAAAAAGCCGGTTTCAAAAACGCGATTCTCTGCAAGGATGCTCCGACTAAGGCAGAAGATCCGAACTTCGATCCCGAAGACGCTCGCTATTCGGTGATCCGCTGGGTCGCCGAGCCAGTCGCTAATGCGATGGGGCCGCACGTTCACGATCCGCGTTCGGGAGAAATCATCTCCTCTCATATCATTTTCTGGCACGATGTGGTGAAACTCTCCCAGGTCTGGTACTTCATCCAATGCTCGGCCCTGGATCCTAAGGCCCGAAAATTCCCGCTTCCGGACGAGCTGACCGGCGAGCTCCTACGCTATATCACGACCCACGAAGTCGGTCACACTCTGGGTCTTCGTCACAACCACCGGGCCAGCCAGGCGTACTCCATCGAGCAACTTCGCAACCCGGAATTCGCGGCCAAAAACGGATCGGTCGCTTCCATTATGTCCTACGGCCGGTTCAACTACGTTGCCCAGCCCGAAGACAACGTCAAGCATCTGTTCCCGATCATTGCTCCCTACGATTTCTTTGCCATCGACTGGGGTTACAAGAATATTGCCGGAGCCAAATCGCCCGACGACGAAAAGAAAACGCTGGATGAATGGGCCGCCGAGCAGATCAAAAATCCCTTCCTGCGCTTTGGGGGGGAAGACGGCCCCGCAGGTGTTGACCCGACTGTTCTGACCGAAAATATCGGCAGCGACCGCGTCGAGTCCACCGCTCTGGGACTGAAAAATCTGGATCGCGTTCTCGATTATCTGGTCCCGGCAACCACGGAAAAAGGAGAAGAATTCAACGTTCTGGAAGAAGTCTACAGTAACATATTGGCCCACCGGAGTCGCTGGTTCCAGGCCGTCGCCAAAGAAGTAGGCGGCGTTGTAGAAAACCGCATCCTGGCCGGTCGCGAAGGGGAAACTTTCGTCCGAGTTCCGAAGGAAAAGCAGAAGGCTGCGGTCAAATTCTTACTCGACAATGCGTTCACGACACCGACCAAACTGTTGAATCCGGCTATCGTGAATCAGTTCAAATACACGGGGGCGGCGGCGACGATTTCCAATCAGCAACGGGGATTGCTAGCGACACTTCTCTCTTCGCCGCGCATCGAACGGTTACATGATTCAGAAATTCTCATTGGAGAGAAGGCTTACACCGTTTCAGAACTCGTCAACGAATTGCAGGCTGGGCTGTTTTCCGAGTTGAAGCAGGATGCACCGAAGATCGACCCTCTGCGTCGCACCCTCCAGTTCGGCTACCTGGAAATTTTGAAGACGGAATTCAGCCAAACTCCTGTTGCCTCGGAAGCCGCACCGACGCCCCCCGGGCCACGCCGAATGGCAGCCCCGGATAGTGGGCCGAAGAACAACGAACTGCGTAGCGTGGCTCGCGTTGCTTTGAACAAGCTGGATACGGAGATCACGGCCGCCAAAGCGAAAACCAAGGATGGGACGACGCTTGCTCATCTGGCCGATCTGCAAAGTGAACTGAAGACAATCTTGTCTGAAGCCAAGAAGTAA
- a CDS encoding sulfatase family protein, with protein MPKSHLLAALLFGLLLFPSLTRATERPNILLLLTDDQAEWSLGCYGNKESKSPTCDKLAAEGALFKNAFVTTPVCSPSRATFMTGLQSTQCKIGDWITPAQGTNGLGLDPQLPTWPKILHTAGYRTGLVGKWHLGNQAKYHPLANGFDFFAGYLDGGWDPKDPLLEIDGKQTKIDDFSVDRSAADAIRFLDQSAGKPFALCVHFREPHTPYVPMPEADSALFKNLNPTIPDYPNLRVEQVKTWTKQYYACVHAIDRNVAKILAKLDDLKLAENTLVIFTSDHGYNIGHHGIHSKGNGNWCTTDNKGVRPNMWDTSLRIPVIIRWPGVIKPGTVYEEWFSNQDLFPTLLGAAGVEIPRDWQGKGHDLSTLMRGKPYQKREVLFGQYDISNTASQRMRMIRTKDWKLVRHYEVEGQDELFDLKNDPGELRNLYREEQQKAVREQLQMKLIEWMKSIEDPAAK; from the coding sequence ATGCCAAAGTCTCATTTGCTCGCCGCACTTTTGTTTGGTCTTCTACTGTTTCCTTCACTAACTCGAGCCACTGAACGGCCCAATATTCTTTTGCTTCTCACCGACGATCAGGCGGAATGGTCTCTGGGTTGCTACGGCAACAAAGAGTCGAAATCTCCGACTTGCGACAAGCTGGCTGCCGAAGGGGCTCTATTCAAAAATGCCTTTGTCACAACGCCGGTTTGCAGTCCGAGTCGAGCGACTTTTATGACCGGCCTGCAAAGCACCCAGTGCAAGATCGGCGATTGGATTACACCGGCTCAAGGGACCAATGGTCTGGGACTCGATCCCCAACTACCGACCTGGCCGAAAATACTTCATACAGCGGGTTATCGAACCGGCTTGGTGGGTAAATGGCACTTGGGAAATCAGGCGAAATATCACCCTCTGGCTAATGGATTCGATTTCTTTGCCGGATATCTCGACGGCGGCTGGGATCCGAAAGATCCGCTGTTGGAAATCGATGGCAAACAGACAAAGATCGATGACTTCAGCGTCGATCGCTCCGCTGCGGATGCGATACGATTCCTGGATCAATCGGCGGGAAAACCCTTCGCCCTCTGCGTGCATTTCCGGGAGCCGCATACTCCCTACGTGCCGATGCCCGAAGCCGATTCCGCACTATTCAAAAACCTCAATCCAACCATCCCCGATTACCCGAATCTGAGAGTCGAACAAGTCAAAACCTGGACGAAACAGTACTACGCCTGCGTCCACGCCATCGACCGGAATGTGGCCAAAATCCTCGCGAAACTCGACGACTTGAAGCTCGCGGAAAATACGCTCGTGATCTTCACCAGCGACCACGGCTACAACATCGGCCATCACGGCATCCACAGTAAAGGTAATGGTAACTGGTGCACCACCGACAATAAGGGGGTACGGCCCAATATGTGGGACACCTCTCTGCGGATCCCGGTTATCATCCGCTGGCCGGGGGTCATCAAGCCGGGCACGGTTTACGAGGAATGGTTCAGCAACCAGGATCTGTTCCCAACGCTTCTCGGCGCTGCCGGGGTCGAAATCCCAAGAGATTGGCAGGGAAAAGGGCACGATCTCTCGACTCTGATGCGCGGCAAACCGTACCAAAAGCGCGAAGTCCTTTTCGGGCAATACGACATTTCGAACACGGCTTCGCAGAGAATGCGGATGATCCGGACGAAAGATTGGAAGCTCGTTCGCCACTATGAAGTGGAAGGGCAGGATGAACTCTTCGATCTGAAGAACGATCCCGGGGAGCTTCGGAATTTGTATCGGGAGGAACAGCAAAAGGCCGTCCGGGAGCAATTGCAGATGAAGTTGATCGAATGGATGAAATCGATTGAAGACCCCGCCGCTAAGTAA
- a CDS encoding Gfo/Idh/MocA family oxidoreductase, with the protein MRYSLFVFLLLFTSTTQGAEKPVVKLGIVGLDNYQALDFTSQFHNPKAPAELQGIRVVAAYPGGSPDIEESVQSLPKWVEGMKKQGVEIFDSIDKVVERSDAILIMSLDGRAHLKEFQAVVKSGKPVYIGRPMATSLADVLTLFDLAKSNHTPLFSCSQHRFVPGFIGMRNHPEVGKVQGCSVWGGCPNDPLHPDTIWKAVHGVETLYTIMGPGCTSVTRACTEEAEFATGVWKDGRVGTYRGIKKGAITYRAMVFGDKGISPSGDYGYDVPTKWVAPHGEYMAYKGLAIEIANFVRFRQPPVTAEETIEIFTFMEAVHKSKSQGGIPVKLAEVLSETRKKLAAMK; encoded by the coding sequence ATGCGTTACAGTCTCTTTGTTTTTCTTTTACTTTTCACATCCACAACCCAAGGCGCTGAAAAGCCGGTTGTGAAACTCGGCATCGTCGGTCTCGACAATTATCAGGCTCTCGATTTCACCTCGCAATTTCACAATCCGAAAGCGCCCGCTGAACTGCAGGGAATCCGAGTCGTCGCGGCCTATCCCGGAGGCAGCCCGGACATTGAAGAGAGCGTTCAGTCGTTGCCAAAATGGGTGGAAGGAATGAAAAAGCAGGGAGTCGAGATTTTTGACTCGATCGACAAAGTGGTCGAACGTAGCGATGCCATTTTGATCATGAGCCTCGATGGCCGAGCGCATTTGAAGGAATTCCAGGCAGTTGTGAAATCGGGCAAACCGGTCTATATCGGCCGACCCATGGCCACTTCCCTCGCCGATGTCCTCACTCTGTTCGATCTGGCGAAGTCTAACCACACGCCGCTTTTCTCCTGCTCTCAACACCGCTTCGTTCCGGGATTTATCGGCATGCGCAACCATCCGGAAGTCGGCAAAGTCCAGGGTTGTAGTGTCTGGGGCGGTTGCCCGAACGATCCTTTGCACCCCGATACCATCTGGAAAGCTGTGCACGGTGTGGAAACTCTCTATACGATCATGGGCCCTGGCTGCACTTCGGTCACCCGGGCATGCACCGAAGAAGCCGAGTTCGCCACGGGAGTCTGGAAAGACGGTAGAGTCGGCACTTATCGCGGAATCAAGAAGGGAGCCATCACCTATCGGGCGATGGTCTTCGGAGACAAGGGAATATCGCCATCCGGAGACTACGGCTATGACGTGCCGACCAAATGGGTCGCACCGCACGGCGAGTACATGGCATATAAGGGCCTGGCTATCGAAATTGCCAATTTTGTACGCTTTCGTCAGCCGCCTGTGACCGCAGAGGAAACCATCGAGATATTTACTTTCATGGAAGCGGTTCATAAAAGCAAATCTCAAGGGGGAATACCTGTCAAGCTGGCGGAGGTACTGAGTGAAACTCGGAAGAAGCTGGCGGCAATGAAGTGA
- a CDS encoding DUF1501 domain-containing protein, giving the protein MSRREMLRVGSVGLISQLTLPRLLQYQALAGTDKTCKAKSCIFLFLEGGPSTIDMWDMKPDAPVEVRGPFKQIATNVPGTFICEHLPNCAKIANKYTILRSHSHQDNGHTTGYHYVMTGMKADFADGTNSRKPNNVLYPSVGSVISRELGGRGSVPPYINMPHPMTAGGAGFYGAEHSPFVIEGDPVQPDFEVRDLIAVEGIDAQREHRREQLLKGIESQRASTGKAGTMATYYEKARDLMNSPAARKAFEIKDEPAKLRETYGHTTLGQCALLARRLVEAGCRFVGIDHSGWDTHFTCFPSLQKDLIPSVDRAFSALVTDLDQRGLLDSTLVVMMGEMGRTPKVNAQAGRDHWSAAQSVLFAGGGIKPGMIIGATDKNATAPVADPVSVEDILRTIFHQMGVDSSKVYYTPLGRPVPIVNGGRVITDLVG; this is encoded by the coding sequence ATGTCCCGCCGGGAGATGTTGCGTGTCGGCAGTGTCGGTCTGATCTCTCAATTGACCTTGCCGCGCCTGCTTCAGTATCAGGCCTTGGCGGGAACCGATAAGACGTGCAAGGCCAAATCCTGCATCTTCCTTTTCCTGGAAGGCGGCCCCAGCACGATAGACATGTGGGATATGAAGCCCGATGCCCCAGTCGAAGTGCGTGGGCCGTTTAAACAGATCGCCACGAATGTTCCCGGGACCTTCATCTGCGAACACCTGCCCAACTGTGCGAAAATCGCCAACAAATACACCATCTTGCGCAGTCACAGCCATCAGGACAACGGTCATACGACCGGTTATCACTATGTGATGACGGGAATGAAGGCCGACTTTGCCGACGGTACTAATAGTCGTAAGCCGAACAACGTGCTTTATCCCTCCGTTGGTTCGGTGATCTCCCGAGAGTTGGGGGGGCGAGGAAGCGTCCCCCCGTACATAAACATGCCACATCCGATGACCGCCGGTGGAGCAGGATTCTATGGGGCGGAGCACTCGCCTTTTGTGATCGAGGGCGATCCCGTCCAACCGGATTTCGAAGTCCGAGACCTGATTGCCGTGGAAGGTATCGACGCCCAACGCGAGCATCGCCGGGAACAGTTATTGAAGGGAATTGAATCCCAGCGCGCGAGTACCGGGAAAGCTGGAACGATGGCCACCTACTACGAAAAAGCGCGCGATCTCATGAATTCGCCGGCGGCACGCAAGGCCTTTGAAATCAAGGACGAGCCGGCCAAACTTCGCGAAACCTATGGCCATACAACTCTCGGTCAGTGTGCGCTGCTCGCACGCCGGCTGGTGGAAGCCGGTTGCCGCTTTGTCGGGATCGACCATAGTGGTTGGGACACCCATTTCACTTGCTTTCCGAGTCTGCAAAAAGATCTCATCCCCAGCGTGGATCGGGCTTTTAGCGCATTAGTGACTGATCTCGATCAACGGGGCTTGCTGGACTCAACGCTGGTGGTGATGATGGGGGAGATGGGCCGAACTCCGAAGGTGAATGCCCAGGCGGGGCGCGATCACTGGTCGGCCGCACAGAGCGTGCTTTTTGCCGGAGGCGGAATCAAACCGGGGATGATCATCGGAGCGACGGATAAGAACGCCACTGCGCCGGTCGCCGACCCTGTCAGCGTGGAGGACATTCTTCGCACGATCTTCCATCAGATGGGAGTCGATAGCAGCAAAGTGTACTATACCCCGCTGGGCCGTCCCGTGCCAATCGTCAACGGCGGCCGGGTCATTACCGATCTGGTGGGTTAA